GCCGTTCACGCAGTCCTCCACCACCGCGTCCAGCGACCGGGACAGCTTCACCTCGGACAGGTCGTGCTGGTACTGGCCGACGCCGATCGACTTCGGGTCGATCTTCACCAGCTCGGCCAGCGGGTCCTGGAGCCGGCGCGCGATCGAGACGGCGCCGCGCAGCGACACGTCCATGTCCGGCAGCTCCTGCGAGGCGAACGCCGACGCCGAGTACACCGACGCGCCCGCCTCCGACACCATCACCTTGGTGAGCTTCAACTCCGGGTGCTTGGTGATCAGTTCACCGGCGAGCTTGTCCGTCTCCCGGGACGCCGTGCCGTTGCCGATCGCGATCAGCTCGACCGCGTGCTCCTTCGCCAGCCGCGCCAGCTTGGCCAGCGCCTCGTCCCACCGGTTGGCCGGTACGTGCGGGTGGATGACGTCGGTCGCGACCACCTTGCCCGTCGCGTCCACCACCGCCACCTTCACACCCGTACGGAACCCGGGGTCCAGGCCCAGCGTCGCGCGCGTGCCGGCCGGGGCGGCGAGCAGCAGATCGCGCAGGTTGGCCGCGAACACCCGTACCGCCTCGTCCTCGGCGGCCGTCCGCAGCCGCAGCCGCAGGTCGATGCCGAGGTGGACGAGGATGCGCGTGCGCCAGGCCCAGCGGACGGTGTCCGCCAGCCACTTGTCCGCCGGACGCCCCTGGGCGGCGATCCCGAACCGGCCGGCGACGATCCCCTCGTACGACGACGGCCCCTCGGTCGGCTCCTCCGGCTCCAGGACGAGGTCGAGGACCTCCTCCTTCTCGCCGCGCAGCATCGCCAGGATCCGGTGCGAGGGCAGCTCCGTGAACGGCTCCGCGAAGTCGAAGTAGTCGGCGAACTTGGCGCCCGCCTCCTCCTTGCCGTCCCGCACCTTCGCGGCCAGCCGGCCCCGTACCCACATGCGCTCGCGCAGCTCGCCGATGAGGTCGGCGTCCTCCGAGAACCGCTCGGTCAGGATCGCCCGGGCGCCGTCCAGCGCGGCCTGCGGCTCGGCGACGCCCTTGTCCGCGTCCACGAACGCGGCGGCCGCGGCGAGCGGCTCGACCGACGGGTCCCGGAGCAGCCCCTCCGCCAGCGGCTCCAGACCCGCCTCGCGGGCGATCTGCGCCTTGGTGCGGCGCTTGGGCTTGTACGGGAGGTAGATGTCCTCCAGCCGCGCCTTCGTCTCGGCGCCGCGGATCCGCGCCTGAAGCTCGTCGGTGAGCTTGCCCTGCTCGCGCACCGACTCCAGGACCGCCGTGCGGCGCTCCTCCAGCTCACGCAGATAGCGCAGCCGCTCCTCGAGCGTGCGCAGCTGCGCGTCGTCGAGCATCTCGGTCGCTTCCTTGCGGTAGCGGGCGATGAACGGCACCGTCGAACCGCCGTCGAGCAGCTCCACCGCGGCCTTCACCTGCCGCTCCCGCACGCCGAGCTCCTCGGCGATCCTGCCCTCGATCGACCCTGCCCCAATGACCCCGGCTGTCGTCACGTTCCCGTACCGCCTTCTCAGTTCCCGGCTTGCCGGGCAATTCTGACAGGCGACACTGACAGCGCCCCGTATGGGGCGCGGGGAACTGCGCGAGAAGCCTCACCGGCCGGCAGCCGACAACGCACCCCCGGGGTCCAAGGGGCGGAGCCCCTTGAAGGGACGGGAAGGGTAGGGGCGGCGGGGGCGAAAACCCCCCACGCGAACCCCACCCACCCCGCTCAAGCCCTCCGCGTACTGCTCGACGCACCCCCGAACAACCGCGCCACCGCCCGGAACGGCAACGTCACCACCGTCGCCACAGCCCCACCGATCTGCCGCAGCACATCCGCAATCGCTCGGAACACAGCACTTCCCCTTCCACTCTCCCGGCAGGTCCGCCGGGAGAGATCCGGGTACCCTCAGCCCCTCCCCACCATGCCCGCCGGAAACGCCCCCGCCGCCAGCACCCGCCCCGCCAACTCCCCGGCCAGTTCGGTCAACCGCCCGACCCCCGCCGCCCCCAGATGCTCGTACGGCCCCCGGTCAAGGCGGTCCGTCTCCACCTCGATCTCCCGCCGCAGGGCGACCCCGGCCCCGGTCAGCTCCCCGTCCCCGTCGAGCAGCCCCCGCCCGCGCAGCCGTCCGACCGCCGCCTCCCAGTCCTCCCGCTTCCAGCCCCGCGTGCCCAGCGCCCACTTCGGCGCCATGCCCTTGCCGGTCGCGGTATGGCTGACCAGGGCCTCGACCGGGTCCAGCTCCGCGGCCAGCAACACCGCCAGATGACCGTCACCGCGGTGCTCGCGCAGCAGCGTCGCCGCGTGCCAGAGCGCGAGATGCGGTTCCTCCGGCACCGGCAGCCCGGCGTGCGCCGCGTACAGGGGGCGTGCGACCGGCGTACACGCCTCCGCGGCCCGCAGCGCCAGCTCCGCCGCCTCGGCCACCTCCTTCGCGGTGCGCACCTCCTCGCCCAGCAGCCGCCGCAGCGTCGCGTCGACGGCACGCACGCGTGCTGCCAGCACCACGGCGGGGGAGGCGGCCTCCCAGACGGCCGGCACATGCCGCGCCACCAGACCGGGCCGGAAGTTGTAGAACGCGGCGGTCACCACCCCGGCGCCCACCGCACCCATCGCCGCCGCGCGTGCCGCGAGATAGGCGGCCGCCGGGTCCCCGACCCCCACCGCGGCCAGCTCCCGCCCCAGGTCCGGCGAGAAGTAGTGCGTCGAGTGCAGCGGGTTGAGCACGTTGTGGCAGCGCCGCCCGGCGCGCTCCGGAAGAGAAGAGGTCATGTCCGGAGGTTACCGACTGGTCAGTACGTACGGAAGCCGGCAGGGTCCCCGGGGCCGGAACCGATGGCAGGAAAGGTGGGGTACTCGTCATTGCGGCCGTCGACGGCCGCCGCCCACAATCGTGAGCATGCGAAACGTCCTGGTCGTCCTCTTCGACCGTGTGCAGAGCCTCGACGTCACCGGCCCGGTGGAGGTCTTCGCGGGCGCCGAGCAACACACCCCCGGGACCTACCGCCTCACCACCGCCTCCCTGGACGGCGCCCCCGTCCGCACCTCCTCCGGCCTCACCCTCGTCCCCGACCACGCCCTCGCCGACGTCCCCGACCCGGACACCCTGCTGGTTCCCGGCGGCGAGGGCACCCGCGCCCCCGACCCGGACCTGCTCGCCTGGCTGCGCCACCACGGCCCCCGCGCCGGCCGCCTGGTCTCCGTCTGCACCGGCGCCCTGCTGCTCGCCGAGGCGGGTCTGCTGGAGGGCCACCGGGCCACCACCCACTGGGCGTACTGCGACCGGCTCGCCCGCGAACACCCGGGCATCGACGTCGACCCCGACCCCATCTACGTCCGCGACGGACGCATCGCCACCTCCGCCGGGGTCACCTCCGGCATCGACCTGGCGCTGGCCCTCGTCGAGGAGGACCTGGGCCGCGAGACCGCGCTCACCGTCGCGCGCCACCTCGTCGTCTTCCTGCGCCGCCCCGGCGGCCAGGCCCAGTTCAGCGCCCAGCTGGCCGCGCAGACCGCCCGGCGCGAGCCGCTGCGGGAGGTCCAACAGTGGATCACCGAGCACCCCGGCGACGACCTCGGCGTCGACGCGCTCGCCGCCCGCGCCCGGCTCTCGCCCCGGCACTTCGCCCGTGCCTTCCGCGCCGAGACGGGTATGACCCCCGGCCGCTACGTCGACCGGGTCCGCCTCGAACACGCCCGGCGCCTGCTGGAGGACACCGCCGACGGGGTCGAGGAGGTCTCCCGCACCAGCGGCTACGGCACACCCGAGGCGATGCGCCGCGCCTTCGTCAAGGCGCTCGGCACGGCCCCCGCCGAGTACCGACGCCGCTTCCGCCCGGCGACGCGCCCCTGAGACCGCCACCGCTTTCCTACGGCCCCCCGACGCCACCACTCACGTCCCGCCCGCTCCCGAAAGGCACCCGCATGCAGATCGCCGTCGTCCTCTTCGACCGCTTCACCGCCCTCGACGCCGTCGGCCCCTACGAGACCCTCGGCCGGCTCCCGGGCGCGGAAACCGTGTTCGTCGCCGAGCAGGCGGGCCCCGTCCGCAACGAGAGCGGCACCCTCGCGCTCACCGCCGACCGGGCCCTCGCCGAGGTCGCCCGCCCGGACCTCGTCGTCGTACCCGGCGGCCCCGGGCAGAGCGCGCAGATGGAGAACCCCGTCCTGCTCGACTGGCTGCGCGCCGCCGACGCCACCAGCGCCTGGACCACCTCCGTCTGCACCGGCTCCCTGCTGCTGGCCGCCGCCGGCCTGCTCCGGGGCCGCCGGGCCACCTCCCACTGGCTGGCGCTCAACGAGCTGAAGCGGTTCGGCGCCGAGCCGACGGGGGAGCGGGTGGTGACCGACGGCAAGTACGTCACCGCCGCCGGCGTCTCCTCCGGCATCGACATGGGCCTCACCCTGCTCGGCCGGATCGCGGGCGACGAGCACGCCCAGGCCGTCCAGTTGCTGACCGAGTACGACCCGCAGCCGCCCTACGACGCCGGATCACCGGAGAAGGCGCCCGCTCGCCTCGTCGAACGGCTGCGCGAGCGGAGCCGCTTCACTCAGGTGTAGTCACGGTCGTCCGGCCCGGTGTCTCCGGCGTCCAGGCGAAGTGCGGCTCCCGGCGCTCCAGGAACGCGGCGACGCCCTCCGCGGCGTCGCCGCTCGCGCGCGCCTGCGCGGTCCAGTGCGCGTCCCGGTCCGTGCGCCCGTCCGCGAACTCCTTCGCCGCGGCCTGGGTGAGCCGCGAGCGCGCGGCCAGGACGGCGGTGAACTCCGCGACCCGCGCGTCGAGCGCGCCGGCCGGCAGCACCTCGTCGACCAGGCCCGTACGCAGCGCCCGCCCGGTGTCGATCAACTCGCCCGAGAACAGCAGGTACTTGGCGGTGGCCGGACCCACCAGCGCGGTCAGCCGCCGGGTCGCGGAGGACGGGTAGACGATGCCCAGCCTGGCCGGTGTCACCCCGAACCGGGCGCCCTCCTCGGCGAACCGCAGATCGCAGGCGGCCGCCAGCTGCGCCCCGCCGCCCACGCAGTACCCCCGCACGGCGGCCAGCGTCGGCCCGGGGAAGGCGGCCAGCGCCTCCTCGGCCTCGACGGCGAGCCCCTGGGCCTCCTCCGGGGAGTCCCGCAGTCCGGTGAGGTCGGCGCCGGCGCAGAACGTGCCGCCCTCGCCGGTCAGCACCAGCACCCGTACGGCGGGATCGGCGGCCAGGCGGTCGAGCAGCGACGGCAGCGCCCGCCACATGCCGGCCGTCATGGCGTTGCGCCGGGCCGGATGGTGGAGGACGACGGTGGCGACCGGGCCGGTCACCCGGTGCAGCAGCTGGGGCTCCATGAGCATGACCGGATGGTATCCACCCGGCCACGGTGCGATCGGAAGCGGTCGGGAGGGCGCACGGGGCATGCGAGACCGATCGGAAGCCGTCGATACGTGCTGACTTGTGTTCAGCTTCTCGGTGGGGCGCGGTACGTTCCCAACACTCGACTCGTGGTGACAATCGAGCGCGAGGACGGCGACCGGACGATGGACGACGCGGGGCGCGAGGCCGGCGGCCCACGCCCCGACGGCGGGGAGGCTCCCGAGGGCGGCAGACCGCCGGGAGCGCTGCCCTACGAGGGGGTGTGGCGGTTCACCGCGCCCGCCGTGGACGCCTCCGTGCCGCAGGCCCGGCGGGCCGTGCGGGACCTGCTGGCCCGGCAACGCGTGCCCGCCGCCGAGGACGTGGTCGACGGACTGCTGCTGATCGTCTCCGAACTGGCCACCAACGCGGTCCGGCACGCGGCGGTGCTCTCCCCGATGCTCGCCGTCGAGGTGGCCGTCGGCGCGGACTGGGTGCGCGTCTCCGTCGAGGACGAGCACCCCTACCGGCCCACCGCCCTGGAGACCGACCACGGGCGCACCGGCGGACGCGGACTGCTGCTGGTGCGCGAGATCGCCCGGGAGGCGGGCGGGATGTGCGACATGGCGCACACGGCGAGCGGCGGCAAGGTGATCTGGGCCACCCTGCCGCTGCGTCCGCTGCCGTAGTCCGTATGTCCTGCGGGGCTACCAGCCCGCGGAGTCGCCCGTCAGCTCCCGGACCGCCGGGCGGGCCGCGTCGAGCACGGTCATGAACCAGGAGGAGAAACGGTCCCGCGCGTGGCGCTCCGCCAGCTCCTCCGGCGTCACGAACGCGGTCGCGCCGACCTCCTCCGGATCCGGCCGCACCGGCGACTGCACCAGGCCCACGAAGAGGTGGTTGTACTCCTGCTCGACCAGCCCGGAGTCGGGGTCCGGGTGGTTGTAGCGGACGGTGCCCGCCTCGGCGAGCAGCGTCGGCGAGACGCCGAGCTCCTCGTACGTCCGCCGGGCCGCCGCCGCGAAGGGGGACTCGTCGGGGTACGGGTGGCCGCAGCACGTGTTGGACCACACGCCGGGTGAGTGGTACTTGCCGAGCGCGCGCTGCTGGAGCAGCAGCCGGCCCCGTTCGTCGAAGAGGAACACCGAGAACGCCCGGTGCAACTGCCCCGGCGGCTGATGGGCGGCGAGCTTCTCCGCGGTGCCGATCGTGGTGCCGTCCTCGTCCACCAGCTCCAGCATGATCGCTTCCGCGGTGCCGTTCGACGCACTGTGCGTCGCGGTGGCAGGTGTGATCGCCATACCCATCCTTCGCCTCGGTCTTCCAGCCCCAAGTCTGCCGTACGAATCCGGCACTCCCGGCACTTCACTGCCCCGCATGTCCCGTCGCCGCCGGGGGGGAAACCGGCCGCGGGGGCCTCGCGGACGGTCGCCCCGGCGGCCACCGGAACGTGACCGGGCGGTCACCGGTTGTCGCCGTGAGTCCTGATCGTGCCCGGTGGCGGCGGCCGGGAACCGCCCCGCCGGGGCGCACTCACCGGCGTGCCGCCGCCGGGTGGTGCAGCTGCCAGCCCTGCCAGGCCGACTCCACCATCTCGCGCATCCCGCGCCGGGCGCGCCAGTCCAGTTCGCGCGCGGCGCGCGCGGCGGACGCGACGGCGCGCGGGGCGTCGCCGGGGCGGCGCGGTTCGACGCGCGCCGGGGTGGCGTCGCCGGTGACCTCGCCGATGAGGGTGACCAGCTCGCGCACGGAGACGCCCTCGCCGCGGCCGATGTTCAGCGTCAGGTCGCCGGTCGCGGTGCCGGAGGAGAGCCGGCGGGTGGCGGCGAGGTGGGCCTCGGCGAGGTCCGCCACATGGATGTAGTCGCGGACGCAGGTGCCGTCCGGGGTGGGGTAGTCGTCGCCGAAGATCCGGGGGGCCTCGCCGCGGGTGAGGCGGTCGAAGACCATGGGGACGATGTTGAAGACGCCGGTGTCCGAGAGGACGGGGTCGCCGGCGCCGGCGACGTTGAAGTAGCGCAGGCAGGTCGTCGCGATGCCGTGCGCCCGGCCGGCGGCCCGGACCAGCCACTCGCCGGCGAGCTTCGTCTCGCCGTAGGGGTTCACGGGGGCGCAGGGGGTGTCCTCCGTGATGAGGTCCACGTCGGGGTTGCCGTAGACGGCGGCGGAGGAGGAGAAGAGGAACCGCTCGACGCCGGCGCCGGCGGCGGCGTCCAGGAGGGTGGCGAGGCCGCCGATGTTCTCCTGGTAGTAGCGGGCCGGCTCGGCGACGGATTCGCCGACCTGTTTGCGGGCGGCGAGGTGGACGATGCCGGTGACGGCGTGCTCGGAGAGCACGCGCTTGAGGAGGGGGGCGTCGAGGGAGGAGCCGGAGACGAGGGGGATGTCGGGGGGGAGGCGGTCGGGGACGCCGGCGGAGAGGTCGTCGAGGACGACGACGGGTTCGTTCGCGGTGGTCATGGCCCGGACCACGTGCGCCCCGATGTAACCGGCTCCGCCGGTGATCAGCCAGGTCATGACGCCTCACCTTACGCCGGGGTCCGCGCCCCCGCCGCCCCTACCCTTCCCGTCCCTTCAAGGGGCTCCGCCCCTTGCACCCCGGGAGAGCTCGGGTGGGTGGGGTTTCGTCGGGGGGTGCGGGCGGGTGGGGACTTCTCGCGCAGTTCCCCGCGCCCCTTAAAAGCAGGGGCTCGGGCCTCCTGCGGCCGACCGCGCCTTCACGCCCCCGGCAGGCCCCGGCCAACCCAGGGGCGCGGGGAACTGCGCGACCAGCCACCAACCCACCCGCACCCGCCGACCCACCCGAACCCCCAACCCAGAAGGCGCTCCACCCCCGTGCCCCCGGCACCGAACCCCGGGCGAGCCCACCCACCCCCCCCCGCCGGCGGAGCCATTTCGTACGGTTCGCCCCGTGGGGCAACCCCCCGGTTTGGAGCCCACCGCCCGTATCCCGCAAGATGATCGCGGTCAGGGGCGGTCGGCCGGTGGGGCGAGCCGCGTGTGAACACGCGGTGAACTCGCGCTTCCGGTCATCCGATAACCTCTGCCGACACGTCGCCCCACCGGGCAGCACGCCCAGGGACGTACGGCGTCCCCTTTCATCGCGCACGCCCGCCGCGTGCCCGCGTCGGCCCAGGGAGTGAGTTCGCTGTCGACCGCCATCCTCACCGGACAGCCGGTACCCGGATCGTCGCTCGAGGGCGATCTGCGGTCCCTCGGCTTCGACGTGCGGGTCGCCTCGGACATCGGTGACGCCGAGGCCCTGCTCACCACCCTCCCCGCCGATCAGCGCGTCGCCCTCGTCGACGCCCGCTTCGTCGGCCACCCGCACGCCCTGCGGCTCGGCCTCACCGACCCCCGCTTCGACGCCGCCGCCCTCCCCGGCGCCGTCACCGCGCGCCCCGCCGCCCGCCAGGCGCTGATCCGGGCCATGGCCGGCGCCCGCGCGGCCACCGCCGGGGCCACCGACCCCGGCGGCGCCACCGCCACCGTCGTCCTGGAGGAGCTGCCCGACCTTCCCGGGCGCCTGGCCGCCGGGCTGGACGCCGACGACGTCCCCGTGCACCGCCCCGAACTCGGCTCGCTCGTCGCCACCGTCCCCACCGACCCGCAGACCCGCAACGAGGCCCGGCAGGCCGTCGCCGCCGTCGACGACGAGGCGATCCGGCTGAAGTCCGCCGTGAAGTCCCGCGACGGGTTCTTCACCACGCACTTCATCAGCCCCTACTCCCGCTACCTCGCCCGCTGGTGCGCCCGCCGCGGCCTGACCCCCAACCAGGTCACCACCGCCTCCCTGCTCACCGCGCTGATCGCGGCCGGCTGCGCGGCCACCGGCACCCGCCCCGGCTTCGTCGCCGCCGGCATCCTGCTGATCGCCTCGTTCGTCCTGGACTGCACCGACGGCCAGCTCGCCCGCTACTCGCTGCAGTACTCCACGCTCGGCGCCTGGCTCGACGCTACCTTCGACCGCGCCAAGGAGTACGCCTACTACGCCGGCCTCGCCCTCGGCGCCGCCCGCTCCGGCGGCCACGACGACGTATGGGCGCTCGCGCTCGGCGCCATGGTGCTCCAGACCTGCCGGCACGTCGTCGACTTCTCCTTCAACGAGGCCAACCACGACGCCGAGGCCAACACCAGCCCCACCGCCGCCCTCTCCGGCAAGCTCGACAGCGTCGGCTGGACCGTCTGGCTGCGCCGCATGATCGTGCTGCCGATCGGCGAGCGCTGGGCCATGATCGCCGTCCTCACCGCGGTCACCACCCCCCGCATCACCTTCGTCGTGCTGCTGATCGGCTGCGCCCTCGCCGCCCTCTACACCACCTCCGGGCGCGTCCTGCGCTCGCTGACCCGCAGGGCCCGCCGCACCGAACGCGCCGCCCGCGCGCTGGCCGACCTCGCCGACGCCGGACCGCTCACCGAGGCGCTGACCCCGGCCGTGCGCCGGGTCCCCGGCGGCGCCGCCCCGTTCCTCGCCGCCCTCGGCGGTGCCCTCGTCGTGATCGCCGCCGCCGTGTGGGGCGCGAGCTGGGCCACCGCGGCGTGCGCCGCCGTCTACGTGCTCACCTCCGCCGCCGCCGTCGTACGCCCCCTCACCGGCGCGCTCGACTGGCTCGTGCCGCCCTTCTTCCGCGCCGCCGAATACGGCACGATCCTCGTGCTCGCGGCCGAATCCGAGGTGAACGGGGCGCTGCCGGCGGCTTTCGGGCTGGTTGCGGCGGTCGCCTACCATCACTACGACACGGTGTACCGCATCCGCGGCAACGCCGGCGCGCCCCCGCGCCGGCTGGTGCGGGCGATCGGGGGGCACGACGGCAGGACCCTGCTCGTCGCCGTCCTCGCCGCGGCCCTCACCGCCACCGCTTTTCCCGTCGCGCTCACGGTCCTCGCCGTGGCCGTGGCACTCGTGGTGCTCGCCGAGAGCATCCGCTTCTGGGTCTCCGCAGGAGCACCCGCCGTACACGATGAAGGAGAACCCGCATGATCGGCCTCGTGCTGGCGGCCGGCGCCGGACGGCGTCTGCGCCCCTACACCGACACCCTGCCCAAGGCGCTGGTGCCGGTCGGCCCCGAAGGCGCGGAGGACAGCATCACCGTCCTGGACATCGCCCTCGGCAACTTCGCCGAGATCGGCCTGTCCGAGGTCGCGATCATCGTCGGGTACGCCAAGGAGGCCATCTACGAGCGCCGCGAGGCCCTCGAGCAGCGTTACGGCCTGAAGATCACCCTGATCGACAACGACAAGGCCGAGGAGTGGAACAACGCCTACTCCCTGTGGTGCGGGCGTGACGCCATCAAGCACTCGGTGATCCTCGCCAACGGCGACACCGTGCACCCGGTCTCCGTCGAGAAGACCCTGCTGGCCGCCCGCGGCGACGGAAGGAAGATCATCCTCGCCGTCGACACGGTGAAGTCGCTGGCCGACGAGGAGATGAAGGTCGTCGTCGACCCCGCCAAGGGCATGACGAAGATCACCAAGCTGATGGACCCGGCCGAGGCCTCCGGCGAGTACATCGGCGTCACCCTCATCGAGGGCGAGGCCGCCGACGAGCTCGGCGACGCGCTGAAGACGGTCTGGGAGACCGACCCGCAGCAGTTCTACGAGCACGGCTACCAGGAGCTCGTCAACCGGGGCTTCCGGATCGACGTCGCGCCCATCGGTGACGTCCAGTGGGTCGAGATCGACAACCACGACGACCTCGCCAAGGGACGTGAGATCGCGTGCCGGTACTGACCAGGCTCATCCCCTCGCCGATCGTCGTGGACATCCGCCCGGGTGCCCTCGACGATCTGGCCACGGTCCTGGCCGACCAGCGGATCTCCTCCTCCGGCAAGCTCGCCGTCGCCATCAGCGGCGGCTCCGGCGCCCGGCTGCGCGAGCGGATCTCGCCCGCGCTGCCCGACGCCGACTGGTTCGAGGTCGGCGGCGGCACCCTGGACAACGCGATCAAGCTCGCCGAGGCCATGAAGCGCGGCCACTACGACGCGGTCGTGGGCCTGGGCGGCGGCAAGATCATCGACTGCGCCAAGTTCGCCGCGGCGCGCGTCGGCCTGCCGCTGGTCGCCGTCGCGACCAACCTGTCGCACGACGGCCTGTGCTCGCCCGTCGCCACCCTCGACAACGACGCCGGGCGCGGCTCGTACGGCGTGCCGAACCCGATCGCGGTCGTCATCGACCTCGACGTCATCCGCGAGGCCCCGGTCCGCTATGTGCGCTCCGGCATCGGCGACGCCCTGTCCAACATCTCCGCGGTGGCGGACTGGGAGCTGGCCAACCGCGAGAAGGGCGAGTCCATAGACGGCCTCGCCGCCGCGATGGCCCGGCAGGCCGGCGAGGCCGTGCTGCGCCACCCCGGCGGCGTCGGCGACGACGGGTTCCTCCAGGTGCTCGCCGAGGGCCTGGTCCTCACCGGCATCTCCATGTCGGTCGCGGGCGACTCCCGCCCCGCCTCCGGCGCCTGCCACGAGATCAACCACGCCTTCGACCTGCTCTTCCCGCGCCGCGCCGCCAGCCACGGCGAGCAGTGCGGGCTGGGCGCGGGCTTCGCGATGCATCTGCGCGGCGCGCGCGAGGAGGCGGCGTACATGGCCTCGGTGCTGCGCCGCCACGGCCTGCCGGTGCTGCCGGAGGAGATCGGCTTCACCCCGGAGGAGTTCGTCCAGGTCGTGGAGTTCGCCCCGAGCACCCGCCCCGGCCGCTACACCATCCTCGAACACCTCGACCTGTCCACCGACCAGATCAGGGACGCATACGCCGACTATGCAAAAGCCATCGGTAGCTGAGCTCCGCCCGGTCGTCCACCCCGCGGGGGTCAAGGACCGGCGCAGCGGGGAGCACTGGGGCGGCCGCCTCTACATGCGCGAGATCTCGCTGCGCATAGACCGGCACCTGGTGAACACCCGGGTCACGCCCAACCAGCTGACGTACCTGATGACCGTCTGCGGGGTGCTTGCCGCACCGGCGCTGCTGGTGCCCGGCATCCCGGGCGCCGTCCTCGGCGTCGTCGCCGTCCAGCTGTATCTGCTCCTTGACTGCGTGGACGGCGAGGTCGCCCGCTGGAAGAAGCAGTTCTCGCTCGGCGGGGTCTACCTCGACCGGGTCGGCGCCTACCTCACCGACGCCGCCGTCCTGGTCGGCTTCGGGCTGCGCGCCGCCGACCTGTTCGGCAGCGGGCGGATCGACTGGCTGTGGGCCTTCCTCGGCACGCTCGCCGCGCTCGGCGCCATCCTGATCAAGGCGGAGACCGACCTGGTCGGCGTCGCCCGCCACCAGACCGGCAAGGAGCCCGTCAAGGAGTCGGCGTCCGAGCCGCGCTCCTCCGGGATGGCGCTGGCCCGCCGGGCCGCCGCCGCGTTCAAGTTCCACCGGCTCGTGCTGGGCATCGAGGCGTCCCTGCTGATCCTGGTCCTCGCGATCGTCGACCAGATCCGCGGCGATCTGTTCTTCTCCCGGCTCGGGGTCGCCGTCCTCGCGGGCATCGCGCTGCTGCAGACCCTGCTGCACCTGGTGTCCATCCTCGCCTCGAGCAGGCTGAAGTGAGCACCGGCACCGGCGGGGAGACCGCCGCCCCGAAGGTCGGCGCGGTGATCATCACCATGGGCAACCGCCCCGACGAGCTGCGCGCCCTGCTCGACTCGGTCGCCAAGCAGGACGGCGACCCGGTCGCGGCGGTCGTGGTCGGCAACGGCTCGCCGGTGCCCGAGGTCCCGGACGGCGTGCGGACGGTGGAGCTGC
The DNA window shown above is from Streptomyces sp. NBC_00670 and carries:
- the galE gene encoding UDP-glucose 4-epimerase GalE; the encoded protein is MTWLITGGAGYIGAHVVRAMTTANEPVVVLDDLSAGVPDRLPPDIPLVSGSSLDAPLLKRVLSEHAVTGIVHLAARKQVGESVAEPARYYQENIGGLATLLDAAAGAGVERFLFSSSAAVYGNPDVDLITEDTPCAPVNPYGETKLAGEWLVRAAGRAHGIATTCLRYFNVAGAGDPVLSDTGVFNIVPMVFDRLTRGEAPRIFGDDYPTPDGTCVRDYIHVADLAEAHLAATRRLSSGTATGDLTLNIGRGEGVSVRELVTLIGEVTGDATPARVEPRRPGDAPRAVASAARAARELDWRARRGMREMVESAWQGWQLHHPAAARR
- a CDS encoding phosphocholine cytidylyltransferase family protein — encoded protein: MIGLVLAAGAGRRLRPYTDTLPKALVPVGPEGAEDSITVLDIALGNFAEIGLSEVAIIVGYAKEAIYERREALEQRYGLKITLIDNDKAEEWNNAYSLWCGRDAIKHSVILANGDTVHPVSVEKTLLAARGDGRKIILAVDTVKSLADEEMKVVVDPAKGMTKITKLMDPAEASGEYIGVTLIEGEAADELGDALKTVWETDPQQFYEHGYQELVNRGFRIDVAPIGDVQWVEIDNHDDLAKGREIACRY
- a CDS encoding DUF5941 domain-containing protein; its protein translation is MSTAILTGQPVPGSSLEGDLRSLGFDVRVASDIGDAEALLTTLPADQRVALVDARFVGHPHALRLGLTDPRFDAAALPGAVTARPAARQALIRAMAGARAATAGATDPGGATATVVLEELPDLPGRLAAGLDADDVPVHRPELGSLVATVPTDPQTRNEARQAVAAVDDEAIRLKSAVKSRDGFFTTHFISPYSRYLARWCARRGLTPNQVTTASLLTALIAAGCAATGTRPGFVAAGILLIASFVLDCTDGQLARYSLQYSTLGAWLDATFDRAKEYAYYAGLALGAARSGGHDDVWALALGAMVLQTCRHVVDFSFNEANHDAEANTSPTAALSGKLDSVGWTVWLRRMIVLPIGERWAMIAVLTAVTTPRITFVVLLIGCALAALYTTSGRVLRSLTRRARRTERAARALADLADAGPLTEALTPAVRRVPGGAAPFLAALGGALVVIAAAVWGASWATAACAAVYVLTSAAAVVRPLTGALDWLVPPFFRAAEYGTILVLAAESEVNGALPAAFGLVAAVAYHHYDTVYRIRGNAGAPPRRLVRAIGGHDGRTLLVAVLAAALTATAFPVALTVLAVAVALVVLAESIRFWVSAGAPAVHDEGEPA
- a CDS encoding iron-containing alcohol dehydrogenase family protein, which produces MPVLTRLIPSPIVVDIRPGALDDLATVLADQRISSSGKLAVAISGGSGARLRERISPALPDADWFEVGGGTLDNAIKLAEAMKRGHYDAVVGLGGGKIIDCAKFAAARVGLPLVAVATNLSHDGLCSPVATLDNDAGRGSYGVPNPIAVVIDLDVIREAPVRYVRSGIGDALSNISAVADWELANREKGESIDGLAAAMARQAGEAVLRHPGGVGDDGFLQVLAEGLVLTGISMSVAGDSRPASGACHEINHAFDLLFPRRAASHGEQCGLGAGFAMHLRGAREEAAYMASVLRRHGLPVLPEEIGFTPEEFVQVVEFAPSTRPGRYTILEHLDLSTDQIRDAYADYAKAIGS
- a CDS encoding CDP-alcohol phosphatidyltransferase family protein; translation: MQKPSVAELRPVVHPAGVKDRRSGEHWGGRLYMREISLRIDRHLVNTRVTPNQLTYLMTVCGVLAAPALLVPGIPGAVLGVVAVQLYLLLDCVDGEVARWKKQFSLGGVYLDRVGAYLTDAAVLVGFGLRAADLFGSGRIDWLWAFLGTLAALGAILIKAETDLVGVARHQTGKEPVKESASEPRSSGMALARRAAAAFKFHRLVLGIEASLLILVLAIVDQIRGDLFFSRLGVAVLAGIALLQTLLHLVSILASSRLK